In Thioalkalivibrio paradoxus ARh 1, the following are encoded in one genomic region:
- a CDS encoding YdcF family protein — protein sequence MPLPDLTLVVSGGSRRTGVKPVAQGYAQAAQALGVPAERIVVLDTPTDTAQEAYAVRDALADGERFFLVTSASRMRHAVRHFERAGLQPIPAPTGFKTGSARVRTLAYWLPSAGNLRKTERVVHETLGLWALDWDHRGR from the coding sequence ATGCCGCTCCCGGACCTCACGCTGGTGGTCAGTGGCGGCAGCCGCCGTACGGGCGTCAAGCCGGTGGCGCAGGGTTACGCGCAGGCGGCGCAGGCACTCGGGGTGCCGGCCGAGCGCATCGTGGTGCTGGACACGCCCACGGATACGGCACAGGAGGCGTACGCGGTGCGGGACGCGCTGGCCGACGGCGAGCGTTTCTTTCTGGTGACGTCCGCCTCGCGCATGCGGCACGCGGTGCGGCACTTCGAGCGGGCCGGCTTGCAGCCCATCCCGGCGCCGACGGGATTCAAGACGGGGAGCGCGCGGGTGCGGACGCTGGCGTACTGGTTGCCTTCGGCTGGGAATCTGCGCAAGACGGAGCGGGTGGTGCACGAGACGCTGGGGTTGTGGGCGTTGGATTGGGATCACCGCGGGCGGTAG
- a CDS encoding PIN domain-containing protein: MSARSFFDTNLLVYTDDLDAPEKQDRALSLWQEHRSQGRAVISIQVLQEYFWAATRKLGVDPGIATEKLMLFARADVMTPRTNDVVSAARLSIEHQLSFWDGMIVQMAIQADCAVLFSENMQAGRRFAGVEIVNPFVAEPGKH; encoded by the coding sequence ATGAGCGCTCGTAGCTTTTTCGATACCAACCTGCTGGTTTACACCGACGACCTGGATGCGCCGGAAAAGCAGGACCGCGCCTTGTCGCTGTGGCAGGAGCATAGAAGCCAGGGGCGTGCGGTGATCTCGATCCAGGTGCTGCAGGAGTATTTCTGGGCCGCAACCCGCAAGCTGGGTGTCGACCCCGGTATTGCGACCGAAAAGCTGATGTTGTTTGCTCGCGCCGATGTGATGACGCCTCGGACCAATGACGTGGTATCGGCGGCGCGGTTGTCTATCGAACACCAGCTTTCTTTCTGGGATGGGATGATCGTTCAGATGGCGATCCAGGCCGATTGTGCCGTCCTGTTTTCCGAAAACATGCAGGCAGGGCGCCGGTTTGCCGGCGTAGAGATCGTCAACCCCTTCGTGGCTGAACCAGGCAAGCACTGA
- a CDS encoding DUF6364 family protein, translated as MKNITLSAEERLIERARAEAARRGKSLNQLIRDYLEELAGQREPSQEFERLRELSKLSQGRRGDWRFNRDEVHERS; from the coding sequence ATGAAGAACATCACGCTGTCGGCCGAAGAAAGGTTGATCGAGAGGGCAAGGGCCGAGGCGGCCCGCCGGGGCAAGAGTCTGAACCAGTTGATTCGCGACTACCTCGAGGAACTTGCCGGTCAGCGCGAGCCGAGCCAAGAATTCGAACGTCTGCGCGAATTGAGCAAGCTATCGCAGGGCCGGCGCGGAGACTGGCGCTTCAACCGTGACGAAGTGCATGAGCGCTCGTAG
- a CDS encoding type II toxin-antitoxin system TacA family antitoxin, which produces MVARASAEIHQKIQEAAELQGSTVSQFLLDAALERASEVTERATRINTSREAFENMMVALDQPARPLPRLRQAARRYKEEVHATDPEGAAEQKSPPRGL; this is translated from the coding sequence TTGGTCGCCCGCGCGAGTGCCGAGATTCATCAAAAGATCCAGGAGGCGGCAGAGCTGCAGGGATCGACTGTTTCCCAGTTCCTGCTGGATGCAGCGCTGGAACGAGCCAGCGAGGTCACCGAGCGGGCTACGCGGATCAACACGAGCCGCGAGGCCTTCGAGAACATGATGGTGGCGCTGGATCAGCCTGCACGTCCCTTGCCCCGCCTGCGGCAGGCAGCGCGACGTTACAAGGAAGAGGTTCATGCCACGGATCCGGAAGGAGCAGCTGAGCAGAAATCACCACCGCGCGGGCTTTGA
- a CDS encoding GNAT family N-acetyltransferase, whose protein sequence is MPRIRKEQLSRNHHRAGFDCGVEELNTFIRNTARRQDERHLVRTTVLVDVDHPERILAYYSTAPCEIAPPPGVRAWRNDPHPVPFLRMARLASDLSVRGRGFGELALLAAIEDAATISRGFTAIGGLVVDAKDQHAAVFYERFGFVRIEKAGLQLFMPIQDCVSLMDEPGA, encoded by the coding sequence ATGCCACGGATCCGGAAGGAGCAGCTGAGCAGAAATCACCACCGCGCGGGCTTTGACTGCGGGGTCGAGGAGCTCAATACGTTCATTCGGAATACGGCCCGGCGACAGGACGAGCGCCATCTCGTGCGGACCACGGTGTTGGTCGATGTCGATCACCCCGAGCGCATCCTTGCATACTACTCTACGGCCCCCTGCGAGATCGCACCGCCGCCAGGGGTGCGGGCCTGGAGGAACGATCCTCACCCGGTGCCCTTCCTGCGGATGGCGCGGCTCGCTTCGGATCTAAGCGTTCGGGGGCGTGGCTTCGGTGAACTCGCGCTGCTTGCCGCCATTGAGGATGCCGCGACCATCTCCCGGGGATTTACCGCGATTGGTGGGCTGGTAGTGGATGCGAAGGATCAGCACGCGGCCGTTTTTTACGAGCGGTTCGGCTTTGTCAGGATCGAAAAAGCTGGACTCCAGCTCTTCATGCCCATTCAGGACTGCGTTTCCCTCATGGATGAGCCGGGGGCGTGA
- a CDS encoding BrnT family toxin has product MDISFDPAKRELTLVERGLDFEDATQVFAGVTVEMEDLRRDYGEQRILCYGLLAGRLIVIGYTPRGSVRHVFSMRKANDREKRRLGPLLGL; this is encoded by the coding sequence ATGGACATCAGCTTCGATCCAGCCAAACGGGAACTGACGCTTGTGGAACGCGGCCTGGATTTTGAGGATGCCACTCAGGTGTTTGCTGGTGTGACGGTCGAAATGGAGGATCTTCGTCGGGATTATGGCGAACAGCGGATTCTCTGTTACGGCCTGTTGGCAGGGCGTTTGATCGTGATTGGGTACACGCCGCGTGGAAGCGTGCGCCATGTTTTCAGCATGAGGAAGGCCAATGACCGGGAAAAAAGGCGGCTCGGGCCGCTCCTTGGGCTCTGA
- a CDS encoding BrnA antitoxin family protein, with protein sequence MTGKKGGSGRSLGSDLERVDAHVIQDSEYEDLPELTDAMIGRATVRKAGRPVANNPRLQVTIRLPADVLARWKATGPGWQTRMAKRLEKVE encoded by the coding sequence ATGACCGGGAAAAAAGGCGGCTCGGGCCGCTCCTTGGGCTCTGACCTGGAGCGGGTGGATGCGCACGTGATTCAGGACTCCGAGTATGAGGACTTGCCTGAGTTGACGGACGCGATGATCGGTCGTGCGACGGTGCGGAAAGCGGGTCGTCCAGTCGCTAACAACCCGCGCCTGCAAGTGACCATTCGCCTCCCCGCTGATGTCCTCGCGCGCTGGAAGGCCACCGGGCCAGGCTGGCAGACGCGCATGGCCAAACGCCTCGAAAAGGTCGAGTAG
- a CDS encoding BrnA antitoxin family protein has protein sequence MTKHPKARPEFRTEADERAFWESHDSSEYVDWDAAQNVSLPNLKPSTKTISLRLPIALLERIKIKANRRDMPYQSLIKAWLAEDVQKR, from the coding sequence ATGACCAAACATCCGAAAGCCAGACCTGAGTTTCGAACGGAGGCAGACGAGCGCGCCTTCTGGGAGAGCCACGATTCCAGCGAATACGTTGACTGGGATGCGGCACAAAACGTCAGCCTCCCGAATCTCAAGCCCTCGACCAAGACCATTTCCCTGCGCCTGCCCATCGCCTTGCTCGAGAGGATCAAGATCAAGGCGAATCGGCGGGACATGCCCTATCAGTCCCTGATCAAGGCATGGCTCGCGGAGGATGTTCAGAAACGATGA
- a CDS encoding BrnT family toxin: MIDWADVRGFDWDEGNSRKSVDKHSVSQAEAEQVSFNQPLLVVADPKHSALDPRYHALGITDDGRRLHVSFTLRAANTLIRVISARDMHRKERAIHDQTSESQT, encoded by the coding sequence ATGATCGATTGGGCCGATGTCAGGGGATTCGACTGGGATGAAGGGAATTCCCGCAAGAGCGTCGACAAGCACAGCGTAAGCCAGGCGGAGGCCGAGCAGGTCTCCTTCAACCAACCGCTACTCGTGGTCGCCGACCCGAAACACAGCGCGCTGGATCCGCGTTATCACGCACTGGGCATCACCGACGACGGACGGAGGCTCCACGTCAGCTTCACCCTGCGCGCTGCGAACACCCTGATCCGCGTGATTTCCGCCCGAGACATGCATCGCAAAGAGAGAGCCATCCATGACCAAACATCCGAAAGCCAGACCTGA
- a CDS encoding ElyC/SanA/YdcF family protein: MLDTLKPLVGAFAAPLALATLLVLLAALALWRGRRVLGRLLLVLGLLLIFLSSWAPVANRLLAPLEGAYPPVWDPRDHGDVTAVVVLGAGWEPDFDAPASIRLSTSSSVRLMEGLRLLEALPEAKLVVSGGSRRADEAPVAQGYAAAAQALGVPAERIVVLDTPTDTAQEAYAVRELLGTEARFLLVTSASHMPRSVRHFERVGLAPIASPTHYLTGRDGPHRLGYWVPSSDALRKTERAVYEYLGLRALEWDHRGR, encoded by the coding sequence ATGCTCGACACCCTCAAACCCCTCGTCGGCGCCTTCGCGGCGCCGTTGGCGCTGGCGACGCTGCTCGTGCTGTTGGCCGCGCTGGCGCTGTGGCGGGGCCGGCGCGTGCTCGGGCGTCTGCTGCTGGTGCTGGGCCTGTTGCTGATCTTCCTGTCGTCCTGGGCCCCGGTCGCGAACCGCCTGTTGGCGCCGTTGGAGGGCGCCTATCCGCCGGTGTGGGATCCGCGCGATCACGGGGACGTGACTGCGGTGGTGGTGCTCGGTGCCGGGTGGGAGCCTGATTTCGATGCTCCTGCCTCGATCCGGCTAAGCACCAGTTCGTCGGTGCGCCTGATGGAGGGGCTGCGCCTGCTTGAGGCACTGCCGGAGGCGAAACTGGTCGTCAGTGGCGGTAGCCGCCGTGCCGACGAGGCGCCGGTGGCGCAGGGCTATGCTGCGGCCGCGCAGGCACTCGGGGTGCCGGCCGAACGCATCGTGGTGCTGGACACGCCCACGGACACCGCGCAGGAGGCGTACGCGGTGCGGGAGCTGCTGGGGACCGAGGCGCGGTTTCTGCTGGTGACGTCGGCCTCGCACATGCCACGCTCGGTGCGGCATTTCGAGCGGGTGGGGCTCGCGCCGATTGCGTCGCCGACGCATTACCTGACGGGGCGCGACGGGCCGCACCGGCTGGGGTACTGGGTGCCGTCGTCGGACGCACTGCGCAAGACGGAACGCGCGGTGTACGAGTACCTGGGACTGCGGGCGCTGGAGTGGGATCATCGGGGGCGCTGA
- a CDS encoding putative toxin-antitoxin system toxin component, PIN family: MGKRSLTGPPRVVLDTNCVVSALLFSRGRLAWLRRAWQSGRVVPLVSRGTAAELIRVLAYPKFKLDPGEREALLADYLPYAETFTTGDEPSPPGLRDPADAMFIALARQAEADVLVSGDQDILALREALSVPVMEPARFQTRLESR; the protein is encoded by the coding sequence ATGGGCAAGAGGTCGCTGACCGGACCGCCGCGGGTCGTACTCGACACCAACTGCGTCGTATCGGCCCTGCTGTTCTCGCGCGGACGTCTCGCTTGGTTGCGACGGGCCTGGCAGTCCGGACGGGTCGTTCCGCTGGTCAGCCGTGGCACGGCCGCGGAACTGATTCGCGTGCTGGCCTACCCCAAGTTCAAGCTGGACCCTGGCGAACGCGAGGCGCTGCTCGCCGATTACCTTCCGTATGCCGAAACCTTCACTACGGGTGATGAACCTTCGCCCCCCGGTCTCCGTGACCCGGCGGACGCGATGTTCATTGCTTTGGCGCGACAGGCGGAGGCCGACGTGCTGGTCAGCGGCGACCAAGACATCCTTGCCCTGCGGGAAGCGCTTTCGGTCCCCGTGATGGAGCCCGCGCGGTTTCAGACCCGGTTGGAGTCAAGGTGA
- a CDS encoding AbrB/MazE/SpoVT family DNA-binding domain-containing protein: MLAKKTSKNQLTLPKAILKAVGDATYFDVSAEDGRIVLTPVRPQDADAVRKKLEALGITEDDARDAIQWARGR; encoded by the coding sequence ATGCTTGCCAAGAAAACCTCCAAGAACCAGTTGACGCTGCCGAAGGCGATCCTGAAAGCCGTGGGCGATGCCACCTATTTCGACGTGTCGGCTGAAGATGGACGCATTGTGCTGACCCCGGTGCGCCCGCAGGACGCGGACGCCGTGCGCAAGAAACTCGAAGCTCTCGGGATCACGGAAGACGACGCGCGAGATGCCATCCAATGGGCAAGAGGTCGCTGA
- a CDS encoding YdcF family protein → MASHGGRAVQQCERARLAPIAAPTGFKTGSERVRTLAYWVPSAGNLRTTERAVHETLGLLALELDHRGR, encoded by the coding sequence TTGGCCTCGCACGGGGGGCGCGCGGTGCAGCAATGCGAGCGGGCGCGGCTCGCGCCGATTGCGGCGCCGACGGGGTTCAAGACGGGGAGCGAGCGGGTGCGGACGCTGGCGTACTGGGTGCCCTCGGCTGGGAACCTGCGCACGACCGAGCGGGCCGTGCACGAGACCCTGGGCCTGCTGGCGCTGGAACTCGATCACCGGGGGCGGTAG
- a CDS encoding helix-turn-helix domain-containing protein produces the protein MATNRRKSRILDEMHETARGLHRVGLISKRRMGEFDALCHLDVQEMTPENIKALREQAHVSQAVFAAVLNTSVSTVQKWEVGDKKPSGPSLKLLNLVERKGLEAII, from the coding sequence ATGGCAACAAACCGACGTAAGAGCCGAATTCTGGACGAAATGCATGAAACCGCACGCGGGCTGCACCGGGTGGGTCTGATCAGCAAGCGGCGCATGGGCGAGTTCGACGCCCTTTGTCACCTGGATGTCCAAGAGATGACGCCTGAGAACATCAAAGCCTTACGGGAACAGGCGCATGTAAGCCAAGCGGTGTTTGCCGCTGTGCTGAACACCAGCGTGTCGACAGTGCAAAAGTGGGAGGTCGGCGACAAGAAGCCGAGCGGGCCTTCTCTGAAGTTACTGAACCTGGTCGAGCGCAAGGGATTGGAAGCGATCATCTGA
- a CDS encoding type II toxin-antitoxin system RelE/ParE family toxin → MPSCTKWYSTDVRRVFQTRAFNRWMQKTGLPEDALCDAVSEMTRGLVDADLGGGVIKKRIALPGQGKRGGARTIVATKIEGHWFFLYGFRKNERASIDRDELKMLQEVAKELHGLDDQQLATALSAGEIMELCHGNKPT, encoded by the coding sequence GTGCCAAGTTGCACTAAGTGGTATAGTACGGACGTGCGAAGAGTCTTCCAAACGCGAGCTTTTAACCGCTGGATGCAGAAGACGGGCCTGCCGGAGGATGCACTCTGCGATGCCGTGTCGGAGATGACCCGAGGGCTGGTTGATGCAGACTTGGGCGGAGGTGTGATCAAGAAGCGGATCGCGTTGCCTGGGCAAGGCAAGCGTGGTGGGGCAAGGACCATTGTGGCGACGAAGATCGAGGGTCATTGGTTCTTTCTTTACGGATTTCGCAAGAATGAGCGCGCCAGCATTGATCGGGACGAGCTGAAAATGCTGCAGGAAGTGGCGAAGGAGCTTCACGGGCTCGATGATCAACAATTGGCCACTGCGCTGAGCGCTGGTGAGATTATGGAGTTATGCCATGGCAACAAACCGACGTAA
- a CDS encoding PIN domain-containing protein, producing the protein MTDRYFVDTNVLVYARDASEPHKHALAVEWIHTLWNRGAGRLSFQVLQEYYQVVTRRLSPGLDPEMARADIRDLLTWQPVPIDSVVLEAAWSIEKRFGLSWWDALIVGAAGVAECHYLLSEDLQHGQDLNGIIVLNPFETDRPS; encoded by the coding sequence ATGACCGACCGGTACTTCGTTGACACCAACGTACTGGTCTATGCGCGGGATGCGAGCGAACCCCACAAGCATGCGCTGGCCGTCGAGTGGATACACACCCTCTGGAACCGGGGCGCAGGGCGGCTCAGCTTTCAAGTGCTTCAGGAGTATTACCAGGTCGTGACGCGCCGTCTCTCGCCCGGTCTCGATCCGGAGATGGCTCGGGCCGATATCCGCGATCTGCTCACATGGCAGCCGGTACCGATCGATTCAGTGGTACTCGAGGCCGCCTGGTCAATCGAAAAGCGATTCGGCCTCTCCTGGTGGGACGCGCTGATCGTCGGCGCGGCAGGCGTCGCGGAATGCCATTACCTCCTCTCGGAAGATCTTCAGCACGGCCAGGATCTGAACGGGATTATCGTGCTGAATCCCTTCGAAACGGACCGGCCCTCGTAG
- a CDS encoding type II toxin-antitoxin system VapC family toxin — MILLDTNIVLDVIQKRQPHYQASATVLDRIVRRQIAAALPAHAMTTIHFIVSRHLDQATASKVIGWLLDWFNVATVGKAELMRAHTLGWPDFEDAVVAAAAESAGCDAVVTRNVRDFRDSPVPAITPCMRRRKPAVICRGPARRRGRGDGAVIGAYRTCPISP, encoded by the coding sequence ATGATTCTGCTGGATACCAACATCGTTCTGGATGTCATCCAGAAGCGGCAACCCCATTACCAGGCCTCAGCGACCGTTCTGGATCGAATCGTCCGGCGGCAGATCGCTGCAGCCTTACCCGCCCATGCGATGACGACCATCCACTTCATCGTGAGCCGCCATCTGGATCAGGCGACGGCCTCCAAGGTCATTGGATGGCTGCTGGACTGGTTCAACGTCGCAACCGTTGGCAAGGCCGAGCTGATGCGGGCTCACACACTCGGCTGGCCCGATTTCGAAGACGCGGTTGTAGCGGCCGCTGCCGAGTCAGCCGGCTGTGATGCCGTCGTCACCCGAAACGTGCGCGACTTCCGGGACTCCCCAGTACCGGCCATCACCCCGTGTATGCGCCGACGAAAACCCGCGGTTATTTGCCGCGGACCTGCAAGGAGACGCGGCCGGGGGGACGGCGCTGTGATCGGCGCATACAGGACATGCCCTATCAGTCCCTGA
- a CDS encoding DUF6364 family protein, whose translation MEGETAKLTVRLPKQDVEFAKAYARAHGLTVTEVIDRYLRRMRSREPQALSPEVEFLTALAPADVDAKAEYRRHLESKHR comes from the coding sequence ATGGAAGGCGAAACCGCCAAACTGACCGTGCGCCTGCCCAAGCAAGACGTGGAGTTCGCCAAGGCGTATGCCAGGGCCCATGGCCTCACGGTCACCGAGGTGATCGATCGCTACCTGCGTCGGATGCGTTCGCGGGAACCGCAGGCACTTTCGCCAGAGGTCGAGTTCCTGACGGCCCTGGCGCCAGCGGATGTTGATGCCAAGGCGGAATATCGACGGCACCTGGAATCCAAGCATCGATGA
- a CDS encoding YdcF family protein, with protein sequence MDTAQEAYAVREFLGTETRFFLVTSASHMPRSVRHFERVGLAPIPAPTGFKTGSERVRTLAYWVPSAGNLGKTERVVHEYLGLLTLELDLKCSNEPLQNPNSWIFLPARSMVC encoded by the coding sequence GTGGATACCGCGCAGGAGGCGTACGCGGTGCGGGAGTTCCTGGGCACGGAGACGCGCTTCTTCCTGGTGACGTCGGCCTCGCACATGCCACGCTCGGTGCGGCATTTCGAGCGGGTGGGGCTGGCGCCGATTCCGGCGCCGACGGGGTTCAAGACGGGCAGCGAGCGGGTGCGGACGCTGGCGTATTGGGTGCCTTCGGCTGGGAACCTGGGCAAGACGGAGCGGGTGGTGCACGAGTATCTCGGACTGCTGACGTTGGAGCTCGATTTGAAGTGCAGCAACGAACCCTTGCAAAACCCAAATTCCTGGATTTTCTTGCCAGCGAGATCGATGGTCTGCTGA
- a CDS encoding GIY-YIG nuclease family protein, with protein sequence MKQPCVYMMTNRRNGTLYVGVTSNLVQRVWQHKSGVVEGFTKQYSLHRLAWFEVHETMESAISREKQLKAGNRKRKLRLIEALNPDWRDLYADIL encoded by the coding sequence ATGAAGCAGCCATGCGTGTACATGATGACGAACCGCCGAAACGGCACGCTGTACGTTGGGGTTACCAGCAACCTAGTACAGCGGGTCTGGCAGCACAAGTCCGGGGTCGTTGAAGGTTTCACGAAACAATATTCTCTGCACCGGCTGGCTTGGTTCGAGGTACACGAGACGATGGAATCCGCCATCTCCCGCGAGAAGCAACTTAAGGCCGGGAACCGGAAACGGAAACTGCGGCTCATCGAGGCGCTGAATCCGGACTGGCGAGACCTGTACGCCGACATCCTTTGA
- a CDS encoding putative toxin-antitoxin system toxin component, PIN family, with translation MRIIADTNTVISGLLWQGAPRQLIDACRAQKLTLVTSPALLAELAEVLARDKFSARILRAGLSAKALVEDYAAIVHVIEPDVPPVPVSRDPDDDEVLACAITAQVAAIVSGDADLLILENFQGIPILTANQAVGKLQSEL, from the coding sequence GTGCGGATCATCGCTGACACCAACACCGTCATATCCGGCCTGCTCTGGCAGGGAGCACCACGCCAGCTGATTGACGCCTGCCGGGCGCAGAAGCTGACCCTCGTCACCAGCCCGGCATTACTTGCGGAACTGGCCGAGGTGTTGGCGCGCGACAAGTTTTCTGCTCGCATCCTGCGCGCCGGATTGTCCGCCAAGGCCCTGGTGGAGGACTACGCGGCTATCGTGCATGTAATCGAGCCCGATGTCCCTCCGGTACCGGTCTCACGTGATCCCGACGACGATGAAGTGCTGGCCTGTGCAATCACCGCCCAAGTCGCCGCCATTGTCTCCGGTGATGCCGATCTGCTCATTCTCGAAAACTTCCAAGGTATTCCGATTCTCACGGCCAATCAGGCAGTCGGCAAGCTCCAATCCGAACTGTAG
- a CDS encoding LegC family aminotransferase, whose product MDDLNPVFPALLAEVRAIYGAGAIPLHRPVFDGPERQFLVDVVDSNFVSSVGRRVDEFEQRVAAFTGAGFAVATVNGTAALHVALELAGVKPGDEVLTQALTFVATCNAVRYLGARPVFVDVDRDTLGLSPDALRRYLEQETELRHGRCVNRRTGARIAACVPMHTFGFPCRIAEIVALCESYAIPVVEDAAESLGSWVDGRHTGIFGRLGTLSFNGNKVITTGGGGMILTDDETLARRAKHLTTTAKQPHAWEFVHDAVGYNYRMPNLNAALGCAQMERLEEMLEAKRAVARRYAAFAAEHGLEWVCEREGTRANFWLNALVLGAREERDALLEYTNAAGVMTRPVWRLMNRLATFNDCQTDGLENSRWLEERVVNLPSSVPDGAMKPM is encoded by the coding sequence GTGGATGACCTGAACCCCGTTTTTCCCGCGTTGCTGGCGGAAGTCCGCGCCATCTACGGCGCCGGTGCGATTCCGCTGCACCGGCCGGTGTTCGACGGGCCGGAGCGGCAGTTTCTCGTGGATGTTGTCGATTCGAACTTTGTTTCGTCGGTGGGGCGCCGGGTGGACGAGTTCGAGCAGCGGGTCGCGGCATTCACCGGGGCCGGATTCGCGGTCGCCACCGTGAACGGTACTGCAGCGTTGCACGTGGCGCTGGAACTCGCGGGTGTGAAACCCGGCGACGAGGTGCTGACCCAGGCCCTGACTTTCGTGGCCACCTGCAACGCGGTCCGCTATCTGGGTGCTCGGCCGGTGTTCGTGGACGTCGACCGGGACACGCTTGGGCTGAGTCCGGATGCGCTGCGCCGCTATCTGGAACAGGAGACCGAGTTGCGCCACGGCCGCTGCGTGAACCGCCGCACCGGGGCGCGGATCGCGGCCTGCGTGCCGATGCATACCTTCGGGTTTCCGTGCCGGATCGCCGAGATCGTGGCGCTGTGCGAAAGCTACGCGATTCCTGTGGTCGAGGATGCGGCGGAGTCGCTGGGTAGCTGGGTCGATGGACGGCACACGGGTATCTTCGGCCGGCTCGGTACGCTGAGCTTCAACGGTAACAAGGTGATCACGACCGGCGGCGGCGGGATGATCCTCACCGACGACGAGACCCTGGCGCGGCGCGCGAAGCATCTGACGACGACCGCGAAGCAGCCCCATGCGTGGGAGTTCGTGCACGACGCGGTGGGCTACAACTACCGCATGCCGAACCTGAACGCCGCGCTCGGCTGCGCACAGATGGAGCGGCTGGAGGAGATGCTGGAGGCGAAGCGTGCGGTGGCCCGGCGCTATGCCGCCTTTGCGGCGGAACATGGGCTAGAGTGGGTCTGTGAGCGCGAAGGGACGCGTGCGAACTTCTGGCTGAATGCGCTGGTGCTCGGTGCGCGTGAAGAGCGGGATGCTTTGCTCGAATATACGAACGCTGCCGGGGTGATGACGCGGCCGGTCTGGCGCCTGATGAACCGGCTCGCAACGTTCAATGACTGCCAGACCGACGGCCTGGAGAACTCGCGCTGGCTGGAGGAGCGGGTGGTGAACCTGCCGTCCAGCGTGCCGGATGGGGCGATGAAGCCGATGTAG